In a single window of the Salvelinus namaycush isolate Seneca chromosome 6, SaNama_1.0, whole genome shotgun sequence genome:
- the LOC120049405 gene encoding F-box DNA helicase 1-like yields the protein MVEKYNSSIPELVERLYGCTEREAQHADFILGTVHKSKGLEFDTVVITDDFAKVPCAAHNLPRLSSCSGGDIPDDEWNLLYVAVTRAKSSLVITKNITNILTLAGVRALITGGW from the exons ATGGTGGAGAAATACAACAGCTCAATCCCTGAGCTGGTGGAACGCCTCTACggctgcacagagagagaggcccaacacgcag ATTTTATCCTGGGGACAGTACATAAGTCAAAGGGTCTGGAGTTTGACACGGTGGTTATCACTGATGACTTTGCTAAGGTGCCCTGTGCCGCCCACAACTTACCCAGACTTTCCAGCtgctcaggag GTGACATCCCAGACGATGAGTGGAACCTGCTGTATGTGGCGGTGACTCGGGCCAAGAGCTCTCTGGTCATCACCAAGAACATCACCAACATCCTCACACTGGCTGGGGTGAGAGCACTGATCACTGGAGGCTGGTGA